The Hymenobacter sp. DG01 sequence TCCGCCTCCAGCCCTTCGATGCGCTCCTGGGCCTCTTCGTAGGAGAAGCGGCGGTCAGAGTGAATGATGGTTTTGCCAAACCAGGAGCTGTAGAGCTTGCCGTTCTCATCGAGCTCAAACACGGCCGAGAAGGTCAGCTTGTCCTCGTGGGGGCGCAGGGAGCAGAGGCCGTTGCTGAGGCGCTCGGGCAGCATGGGAATCACGCGGTCCACGAGATACACGGAGGTAGCACGGTAGCGGGCCTCTTTTTCCAGGGCCATGCCGGGGCGCACGTAGTGCGTTACATCGGCAATGTGTACCCCAATTTCCCAGTGCCCGTTTTCGAGCTGCTGAATGCTGAGGGCATCGTCGAAGTCCTTGGCGTCGGCAGGGTCGATGGTGAAGGTGGTGATGTTGCGGAAGTCGCGGCGGCGCTCCAGCTCACTCTGCGGAATCTCCAGCGGAATGCTTTCCGACTCCTCTTCTACCTCGGCGGGGAACTCAAACGGCAGCCCAAACTCGGCCATGATGGCGTTGATTTCGGCTTCGTTTTCGCCGGCCTTACCGAAGCTGCGCACCACCTCGCCTACGGGCAAATGGCCAGCATCATGCTCCGGAAACTCGGCAATACGCACCAGCACTTTCTCGCCGTGGTTGGCGCCGTGCAGGTTCTCGTAGGGCACAAACACATCGAAGTACAGCTTGCGGTTGTCGGGCTTCACGAAGCCAATACCACCCTGCATATGCAGGCGACCCACCAGTTCGGGGCGCACCCGGTTTACGACCTCCACCACGTCGCCGACGGGGCGGCCGTCGCGGGAGCCGCGCAGGCGCAGACGCACCGTGTCGCCGTGCATGGCAAACTTCAGCCGGTCGGTGAACACGCGTACATCCTGCTCGCTTTCCTCCGAAATAACGAAGGCGTATTTGTCGGTAGCCAGCGCTACGGTGCCAGTGATAACCTCGCCTCCACCCTCATGCCGGGAACGGCGGGGGGTAGCGGGGCCATCGGCATCAGGGAAGTCGAAGCCGGCCTCGCGGCGACGGTGCACTACAGGGTCCTGGCCGAACTCCGTTTCCACGGGGCGGCCTCCACCACGGCTCATGCCGGCAAAGGGTTCCCGCTCGTTGCGGCGCGTTTTACGGCCGCTGGCGGGCTCGGTAGCTGCCTGAGCCGCGGCGGCATCCGTCAGGCGGTAGTCGTCGTTCTGGAGCAGGGCAAGCAGGCCCGCTTTCTTAAGGGCCTTAAGGTGGTTGAATACATCTTCGCGCTGCTCCTTGGTGGTCACGCCAAGGCGACGGGAGAGCTGGCGGTAGGCGAATACTTTGCCGGGGTTGTCGCGGAAGATGCGAAACACAAGGTCTTTGGAAATGGGGGCCGCGGCGGCATTATCGCCACGAGCTGCCTTCGCGCGAGGGGCGCGGGGGGCGGCGGATTCGTCTTTTTCTTTCATGTAGAAAAGGAGCCGCCAGTGGTTGTCTTTTTCGCAGGCGGCGGGGTTGAATGAGGGAGAAACCAGTAGTACTACGCGGTTTCTCAGGTAAAGTAATCCAGCCCGGAGCCGGGCTTCAGAAAGATGATACGGAATATATCGGGAAATAACTATTTCTAGTCGAAAAAGGAGGTTACGCTTGGGTTGCATCGGCCAAGGCACTCAGCACCGTACGACCAAAATCGGCTAAGTCCCACTCCTTAAGGTCGGACACTTGTCCGTCGCCTACCTCCACAATGATTGGATATCCAGCTGCGGTAAGGGCTACATCAAACTACAGAACAAACGCGGGTGCAGGCAAAAAAGTGCCGATTGGT is a genomic window containing:
- the rnr gene encoding ribonuclease R, which codes for MKEKDESAAPRAPRAKAARGDNAAAAPISKDLVFRIFRDNPGKVFAYRQLSRRLGVTTKEQREDVFNHLKALKKAGLLALLQNDDYRLTDAAAAQAATEPASGRKTRRNEREPFAGMSRGGGRPVETEFGQDPVVHRRREAGFDFPDADGPATPRRSRHEGGGEVITGTVALATDKYAFVISEESEQDVRVFTDRLKFAMHGDTVRLRLRGSRDGRPVGDVVEVVNRVRPELVGRLHMQGGIGFVKPDNRKLYFDVFVPYENLHGANHGEKVLVRIAEFPEHDAGHLPVGEVVRSFGKAGENEAEINAIMAEFGLPFEFPAEVEEESESIPLEIPQSELERRRDFRNITTFTIDPADAKDFDDALSIQQLENGHWEIGVHIADVTHYVRPGMALEKEARYRATSVYLVDRVIPMLPERLSNGLCSLRPHEDKLTFSAVFELDENGKLYSSWFGKTIIHSDRRFSYEEAQERIEGLEADYTPEIQLMNDIAKKLCAARFKQGAISFETQEVKFKLDEQGKPLYVYVKERKDAHKMIEEFMLLANRKVAEFVFKLKNRKPRFTMVYRVHDAPDEERLQNFALFAQKFGHQLDLSNPKKLSSELNDLSSEVVGRPEQNVIQTLAIRTMAKATYTTDPRGHFGLAFDHYSHFTSPIRRYPDMMAHRLLEHYLEGGKNVEVEPIEEECKHSSEREKLAANAERASIKYKQVEFLQDRIGDTFTGVVSGLTEWGLYVEIEENKCEGMVRVADIPGDFFELDKDNYRLVGQRSKRIIQFGDEMQVIVKSANLLDRTIDFELVDNRPDSVKNREREERDAHRESRRGYRPERSSGGSKGGRPGGSKSGSSKRRR